In the Rhododendron vialii isolate Sample 1 chromosome 2a, ASM3025357v1 genome, AACCTAACACGAGGAAACATCCTCCCAAAGAGTTAAAATAAGAGCTCCATACATTGACTGTGCCGACATCACAGTAACTAGTAAACAAGGCCAACCGAAAACAAAATGCATTCACCagaattaaaacaaataaaccaaaccaaaccaaaccaaaccaaaccgagccttacgtcccaatcacttggggtcggctacatgaatccgtttcctccattggACTCTGTCAAgtgccacttgttcacacagacccattatactcatctttgcgcactacagcatctaatgtcaatgtaggtctacccctccccgtaacattgctacctagagctatcctatccgctctcttaactactgcatcttctggtctacggtagatatactcaaaccaccttagcctattttccctcaacttctcctctaaaGGTGCTACACCTATCCtctcacgaactgtttcatttctaatcttgtctcgtctagtctttaccacacatccacctcaacattctcatttctgctacactcattttgctcacatgttgtttcttaatagactaacattctgtcccataaaTCATCGCTGATCTTATAACAGTTCtatagaattttcccttcaattttgtaggtactctcttgtcacatagtacaccagtagtgCTTCTCCACTTGAgtcaccccacttggatcctataggtcacatcatcagcaatctctctatctctactaataattgagcgtaaatacctaaaatgatcactctttggtatctcctggtcttggatcatcactctttcttcatgcgcactactagtaccactaaacttgcacaccatattcTCAGTTTAactcctacttatccgaaaaccctttgactctaatgcttctctccaaatttcaagtttcgtattaacacctctagcggtttcatctacgaggacaatgtcatctgcaaacatcatacaccatggaatatcctcttgaaattgtctagtcaattcatccataactaaggcaaagaggtatgGGCTCagggctgacccttgatgcagCATAAAACAAATATCTCGgcattttattaaccaatgaaATAATCCTGTGCAATTTTAAATCGAATTGAAAGAAGCGGTATGGATCACAGAAGATGGCCAACTACAGGAGCTTTCTTCAATCAAGCCAGGAAAATACTATCTCGATCTCAACCAGAACATATCAGAGAGAAAACTCTAGTTAAACAATTGCGGATATTTAGCAACTAACATTGTGACAAAATGGATTATTATGAGTGATAGGGAAGGAGGGACACTCAAAAGTAAGACCAAAAGACCTACCATCCGACGAACATTATCAGGCGTCAAGTGCATAGAAGGGACTGTTCTACGAAACATATACGCCCCAATTTCTTGATCATCTTCCATAACCtttagagaaaaaagaaaaacaggcATTTTTGTATTTCTTAGTTGCTAACAACAAGCCAACAAATTTAAAATGTGAAAGGCATGAGCCAAAGAAGCATACTTGAGTTTGGCGTCCGATATACCGGTGGACAATGCAGCCAATCTGGAAATAAGGCCTATATGCAACTAATTCAGCAAGAGTTGCTATGTTTGTAATGGCTGATGTATAATTCCTGTGCCGGCCCCGCATAATTGACAGCAAGCTAAATTTAACACTTTGTACAAATTTGTCTGCCAGTTCTCCAGGTTCAGCAACCACAAAGACATCATTCTGCCAACTACATTACAAAACCAGAGCAAACTTGAGACTCCATTTGTTCGTTATGAATATTTAACACCAGAAAAAAATCACGCAAAAAGATTTTGGCCAAAAAAGTATATTTTCTAATAATATCCTGGTGTTTGGCTACcagtttcaaaaatatatttcaagcAAAAGTTAGTCATTGCTCCGTCCATCAAATCACAGAGACCTACTGATATGTCAATGTAACCGGGATACACTGTGCCAAGACAGCCAATTGTGAATCTATCCTCAACCACaaaaaagacacacatgcataTATACTTGTgtaagcagagagagagagagagagagagagagagagctgggcATGTTGGATGAACAGTTAATTTCATCACGACTCTGCATGGGTTCAGCCACACTCAATTCTGAATGTGGTGGAAGATGGTCTCGATGGAAAAAAGACAGGGAAATTTAGATGTACATATTTTAGGCTCTCCAtggaaaaataagatattcaaATTAACATTTCACATATATTTTgtccaaccaaacaatgaaaaatgaggaaaatattttccttcaaACTAAACGGAAACTTAGGGTTGAGTATGGCCACATTTACATATGAAAGCAGCATAGAAGAGGAACAAGAGAGGGAAAATTCGACCTTAATATTGAGCCACATGTGTCATTCTGCAAAGCTAAATGTACTATTCCAACTTGTGGTGAATTCTGTAACTTCTCGTGCAATGATTTTACAGGCACGGAGAGCTGCTTGGTAACTGGGGGAGATTCGGGTGGTGAAGCAGCTGTTTTCGCAGATTGGGACCCATCCAAGCTTAAAGGTGGGACCAAATCTATTCTACCAATCCTGTGAGGGCCAACATCCGGACTGTATAGAATTGGGGTTGATGGAAAGCTGCCAGTGAAGAGAGGCGATGCAAACGGCGTTGGGAATGTTGTTCCGGGTACAGCCTTGATTGTCCCTGATAGTCCATTCATAAGAGAGAATCTTATTCCAGTTTGACTACAAAATGTTTCCAGGGACCGAGCATGGTGGAAAACTCTTCCTGAATCAAGACTATGAGACGCTTCCACAAGTAATACACTACGTCTCCAACCCAGCGAGGGAACATTCTCTTTCAGCGCTGCCAAAGACCAAAAAGTAATCAAAGGTAAAATTAGGTATGATACAAAGAACATCTGAAAGAGCAAAACTTATAGCAAGCTGATAGAGGAATTTGGCACTTGTACCAGCATTTGAAGCCTTTCCATTTGGTAAGTGTTGAGATTTCATATACTCTGACAACTTCTCCTCATGCTGGTTCTGGAGCAATCTTTCACAGACACTCTTCATTGCAGAAGAGTTGTTTTGGATGTAGTCCTTGGTTGCAGCCTCTAACTTCTTCCAGATCGTAGGATCGGTCTCATCCAGTTCCATATCACAACGTTCATCCACTGAAATGCAAACGAACGTAAAATCTTCAATTATGAAAGCACTATCCAACCACAATACCATTATTCATCTTTATATCTATCCAGAATCTACATCAGTCTCTGATATAACTCATAAAACTTTAAAATAGCGCCAAAGAACAATTGAACTCTTTCTTGATGTTTCAGCAAATAGTGAAAGTTGATCAATAATGGCCAGACAAACTTTACCCGGATTGAAGCGGAAATAATGTATTTCAGGAAGCATTGGGAGCAAGGCACTTAAAGCTTCCTCAACTCGGTCCACTGAGCACGCACTCTCGATTAACACTTGCCCAGTATCCAAATAACGCCATCCACCTTTCCGAATCTACAACAGTGTGCATTCTAATTAAAACTTAAAATCCGAGAATATTATACAGTTCTATTGCAGCAAAGAGCACAACGTACCATTCAATCCACATATGAGCGGACAAACAAAGGGGATTATTAGCTGTTTCACCTCTACGTTTACTTCAATAAAAATCTGTGACTAAGAGTCTAAGATCCATAGCACAAAACTCCAGAGCAATTTCCCTTTGTTTTATTAAATTATCTTTTGATGAATTAAGaacacaataaaaaaatgtcCAGAAAGATGTACTAAATTCAAGTAAGTGCACAGTTTTCACAACATTTCAACAACTTCTGTTGTCTTCTTCGAAACCTTGGTAACACTAACACCCACAAACATAAAAATCAGAAACTATAAAAATCTCCAAAGCAAACAAAGTTTGCTGGATGCGGTTACCTTTGTTGGAACTGAACAGCATCCAACGGAAACTAAACAGTCAATTTTTGTATCCGGCCATAAAAGTTGTGCTTCTCGAATGGCAAATATGGTAGGATTGTTTGCTACAATAGCACCATCTTGCCAACGGTGTACGCCTGTGTGCCAAAAATGTGAAGGCAGAAATGTTGCAAGGACAAAGAAGGAAATGTAAACACTGAACAATCAATGCAAAACATAGTAAAATGGCTAACTTAAAGCCTGGCAAGAGAGTACCATCAGAGAAGTCATCAAGATAATATGGAGCTGCAGATGATGCTCTTATAGCTTGCCATATGTGATGCTTACAACTTCCAATGAAAGCACTGCGATTGTATCCAACTTGAGGACTGGTAGTAGCTGCTCCTAGCGCAGTTATAGTAGAACCTTCTGACATTGATAAAGGTATCTCTGGTGTGCCAGCAGGGTACTACACAGAAACATATAAATAATTTATCAAACAgataacccacaaaaaaaatgataatatgtccatgtcaaaaaaaatggaactCATTATATGAACCTGGTAATTGCGAAAAATAAAAGGTTGAGCTGGCACCGTGCTGACTAGAGTTGACACAACACACACTTTGGGAATGCTTCTCACTGCTGACTCTATCAAGAGATCACCATCATCCTCAGCACACATCTCTTTTAGCAACCTCTCAAACTGGTCTGCACTGTGCTGCAATGGAAAAATAAGTCATCTTACTACAGGGTATAGTGAGAGATTTACCCTATTTCCATCCATCTTCCCACATATTTCTCAACATGTAGCCCAtggaattatttttttacttttcacctTTTTTGCGAATCCAAGAAcacaaaaaagattttttttctaaattatgTCTCCATAAATACTGAATGCTTGTTATGAGACCATATCAAATTTTGCAAGTGATGATACTTTTTATAAAGGAAATTCAAAGATTTTATACTATCGAACACTGGAAAAATCCTGAATTTCAAAGAAACGGCATCCCTGAAATAATTTAGAGGAACTAATTAGAGGAAAAGGGTTGGCATACTTTAGATCCATGAACAACCACCCTAAAACTTTGCGACGAGCTTTTGTAAATCTGATCAAACTTTTCTTTCCAAGTTGCTGCTTCATTATCCTTTGGCGTAGGTTCAGCAAATACAAGTTTTCCTGAAGAATTACAACAAATAATCTCAATGAAAATTATTCAAGAAATCGAACAGAATTTCCAATGCTCATTTCTACTACAGGTTACCCACCGAGATTTTTGTATATTTCTTCACATTTTTCCAGAGACATTAGTTTGATTGCAAGAGCAACAGCAAGCATACCACCCGTTGATGTGCCACATATAAGGTCAAACATCTCATGTATCTGTTTCCCTGTTCCTCtctcaatttcttttaaaatctgTACAGTCGCCAGACCTTTCATACCACCCCCATCCATTGAAAGTATGCGCAGTCCTTGCCTTGCAACAGGTCTCCCTCTAATGGCGCGCCGCAGATTCTCATTCTCCCCTGTGGAGGCATAACATTAGGAATGCCAGGTCAAACCAGAATGAAAGTGGAAATAAACAAACAACCGATGTAGGCACAAACCAAGAATTGCCAAAGCACGGGCAGCAGCTTTATTGACACGTGGCTCAGATGGAACTGTCAGACGTAAAAGAAGTTCCCGCAAACTTTCAGAAGTAACAAGAGTTCGGCGGTTCTCCAAGCAGAAGGCTAGATTTCCAACCGCTAATAAAGCTAACCTTTGAACCTAGTGAAAGATAAATCGTCATTTTATACAACTGTGAGTAATATAGGCCAGCCATAGAAACAAAGCGTTACTCAGATAGTCAGATGTAAGAGGACTTGCCTCCGGGTTTTTATGGGCGCATAGGACTTTCAATGATTTCACTAAATCCTTTGTCAACATCTTTTGAGCCACACTGTCAGATGCAAAAGCTAAGCTGGCCACAACTTGTAACACCGAAATAAGTTCTTCAGGGCCAACAGATTTCAACACTATTCCAATGGGCTGCATGATGTCAGATTTCATCAACTGCATTGCCACAGAAACATCCGCAGCAAGAGATGTAAGAGCAGAACATGCTTGTTCAACCTGATAAAAACAGAACTGTTTAGACAAAATATTGGACAGAAATATTGAAAAGAGACAAAACGATGATCGAAACTAGAATTACTGACGTACCACATGGCGATTATCGCTACTTATCATACTTATGAGCTGCCGAATAGCATTTTCATCTTTACCAACAAATAAACGGTTTCCTTCATCTTGCATTATCTTTGCGAGGGCAGATGCTAGCAGTGGGTGGTGACAAGAGGAAAAACGAAAGATAAGTGAGAAGAAGGCACTCAGTTTGTGTCGAGATGCACCAAAGTAAGAACTGTTCTCCACCTGCCACGATTCCCTATGTCAATAAAAACCTTTTTTAACTTGTCAGGGCTAAAGTGGTCTAAGAAACAAATCCCAAGCATTCCGTTGATACCTCTATCTGCACATTCACTGATCTCAAATTTTCATCGGCTACAATTTTGATGTTTGCAAGGGACAAGTGGCGAAGTCTGTGTAACGGCAGAATTTCTGGTAGGAATTCGAGGGGATTACCAAATAGTCTAAGAATGTATAACTCAGCCATAGCCCTGAAATTAAATCGAGAGGAATATTAGACCTAGAGGAAacaaaagatacaaaaaaacTTCGTTCAAAATAGTATGACAAGTGTTGGCCAATCAAGGTCATTAATTGCTCCTGAAATAACCTGAAATCAAGAAGAGGCCGGACCAGCTTGTTGTGCTCCAAAGATAATTCCACCAGTCCAACGCATTGTCTCAGTTCAACTGTTAAATTTTCAGGCAAAGCCAAACAGAAGGCATAAGTAGTATGTTAGAAATCTGCCCTTGAGGTCTGCATATATGTTTTGGGTTCAGTTTATTGGACCATGAACAAATCTATATGGTTGTAAGATAAGACAGCCAGATTTTTTCCCTTCAGAGGAGGTAGAAAAACCAAAATTCTGAACTTACCAGGTACTGAAACCAGCATATTATAGTCAACACTCAGAACTTTTAAGTTTTTCAGATCGCCAAGCTCAGATGGTAAAGTTGAAAGCTTGTTGTTATCAAGGTATAACTTCTCAAGAAGTGGCAGTCGAGTTAACTCTACCGGCAATACCTGTCAACAAGTGCCGAACTATAAAAAGGTTATTCCCCTTCACATTATTCATCAAAGCCTGTACTTTTTGACTCCTCTAAGAATAGAACTGCTTATTGAACATCATAATAAGTCCTAAGTGGACAGGCAGCATAAACTTTCTCATTCATTTCAAACTATGCCACAATTAAAGATCCAGAATGTGTCATAGATTCGAAGGCAACACTTTGATGCTTCCCTAGCAGAGAAGGTAGACTGACTGTCTTTTAAGTGCCCAATTTAACGCAAACAAACACCTAAAGTTCAAAAGCCAAATTGCAAATGTCATTCTTAGAGTTCACGCCTTGTTGAATGCCTTAGTTAAACTTCTACAAAACATAGTGCAAAAAACATCCCAGTCTGTAAATGCATCCAAATCACAACAGGAACATGACATACTGAAAAAGCCTTTTCTAAACCacgtacaaaataaaaataaaaaaaagtttacataAAATTCAAGTCGATGAATAGCACATCAATCATGTAGCCTTGATAGCCAGCGAGTTATGCAGGAAATTATTTCAAATATGACATCAATCTCCAATTTGGACATTTGGTGACTTGAACTTTTCCAAACAAACGTAACAAAACAGTCTCTGCAATGCTCTAATCCAGAATGTAACTAAGCATAAAGGAAAACCTTAGATTAGAAAGTATCTGCACAAAGACTTCCCTCATACATGAATATGCTCTCCCTCAAGCTGAGAATTATCAAGTTTCTGTCCTCaaaattacccaaaaacaaGCCAAACCCAGCATGTAGAGCTTcactctttttccctttttgttaatggaaaGTGGAAACATCAAACATCACGACCTACAAAATCCTTCTCCTCTGGCTTTCTGGACAGCCAAACAAGACAAAATCTAATACAGATACATAGTGGGTTTGTGGAGCTTGATTATTATTTGATACTTCACCTCACATTTTCAGATCTAACTTTTTAGCACTAATGGTAAGGCGATAATTGATTGATGTAATGTTATACAATGATGGCTACTCTACCAACTGAGGTTGTACTCTTCTTCATTAGGTATACTATAGGCCAGGGCACACGCGTTGCGTGTGCAAGTTCACACGCGAATAATGCATATTTTGACTAAATTCGATCAAAAAATTAGCAGGAAGCTATTGGGCATTTTGTGCGAAGAAGGTTTTTTCCTCAACCAAGCAAACTACTCATAGCGGGAGAAAAAATAACCACTAAtctccaaaacaaaacaaattaagccTCCATCCTAACACCTCTTCTCCCCTCTGACTAAAACCCACTTTTACCATCTGCAAAAGACAACATGTGGTCATTTATGCTCGCAAAATTAGCAATTCCATAAAATTGGTGTAGGATGAAGCAACAATTTGACTGTACTATGAAGTAACTGACGTTGGCAATATTTCAAAACCACAGATATTCTCGTGATTGGTTTTATTCTTGGTGATATTGCGTGTGTGTTTCTTACCCTATATGTTGGGCCCCCTCGTCTTTATTTGGTAATATAGGAAAAAAATAGACGTAGGCAATCTTGCTGAACCACATAAAGTGGGTGTCATGAGTTGTTGATGTGATTGCTATTGGGTGTGTTTGTTACCCTATAAGCCGATATTGTACCCTATGTCTTCATTTGTAAACATaataaaaacttgaaagatgcAATTACACCGAACTACATATAACCGGCGTGTGTTTCTCAAATTGTCACCCTATCAGCTGATGTTGTCCTGCTCTACTTCATTTGGTAATCTAACCAAATATTGCTATAAGAAATCTTGTCAAACCACATATGTATGTGTCGTGATTGTTGGGCATGTGAAACTGATTCGATTTGTCAACCTGACAGGGGTATTATGGCAATTGACGATGTAAACCCCAGCTCATAAACATTTATTACTTATAAGTTATGAATATCAGCTATACGCAGCTGCCAATGTGACTTGTACCTCTTTATTCATGAGACACCTAATGGAAACTGGCGCGAGCCGTGGATGTACTCAACCTCAAAGTTGGGGAACCATGTAAAAATCTCTATGTTCTACGTTCTTGTTTTCTATCCTTGATTATTCTCCGCGCAGCgtgtgtttgttggtttggcCGATTTGTCAACAGTGAGTTCGTATTgcgattgattttatttttggatgcTATTGTTCTCgtgtgtgtgtttgatttaTCAAGCAACAATGCAAAGTTGCAAACACACAATTCGAAAAAAAACACACTCACCGACATCCCACAACCACACAGGCTAACCACCGTAACACTCATCCAATGATCAGCAGGATACCCCCCCACCGCCACAACTccctctccaccaccaccactccccgCCGCCACCGAATTCGACCTCAATAACCTCGTAAACACCCCAATCCCGTCGCTCATCTGCCCCGTCGCTCCCACCCTCGTCATCGTCACCGCCTTCAGCGGCTCCCTCCTCTTCACCACCTTCATCTCCAGCCCCACCTCCGCCCCATCCCCCGTTCGATCCCCACAGCTCTCCAACTCCttcaactccaccaccaccgtgTCCTGCGGCAGCGGCAAGGCCACCATCAGCTGCGACTGGAGCCTCAGCGCCACCTGATCCTCGTCGTCGGCCCCCGCCGTCCAGTCCAGATCGATCCGAAACCCTATCTCCTGGTCCACGATCGCCGACGCTGACGACGACCTCGAGGACGACGACAATGGCGGCGACGACGATCGCGACGACGCCGACGCCGAGGGCGTGCGGCTTCCGCGGTCGTCTAGGGTTTCCTCGGCGCCGTAGTTCAGCGCCAGGTGGAAGACGTCCGACGGGCGCTTCCACCCCAGCCCCCACGACATGGCTACGGTTTCCTTCCTTCTTCCGTTATCGCATTGGGCGATCTAATCGGACGTGAAACTAATTGAGGAATGCGAAGAAATGTACTCTAATTCATAAATTTGGTTAGAGagagaattctagagagagagagagaagtggttTAGGTGAGATTTACAGATCAAGGAATATGACATTGAACGGATGaacgtatatatatatgtgggaGAGGGAAATCGTTACTTAGTAAGTACTACTAACATTTATCagttttttttatggtttgggGCCTTGGGGTTTAACGAACAAGACGAGAGATGCGACGCCGTTTATGAGGGAGAAAAATTTGATGCGGGTTCGCTAAGTAACCTGGACGACGTCGTATGAGAGTCTTgggaatcctctctctctctcttttttttctttttcaaactttttcgttatttttatttatttcccaCATGCACcgaattgtttttaaaattgtatTAGGCCACTTTGcttggttttgatttttctagTTCCCCGGAAATAAAAGCAAATGTTTAAAGTAGTACGTTTTAAGGCGAAACTATATTTTCGAGAATTTGCTCTTTTAAACCAATGCTTTTTATTAGACTTTGTTTTttctaataaatatatatgcttgggttttgtttttttaatatatatgctTGGGTATATACCCGTTCAACTATGCAAATTATTATTCATAGGTTTAGCTATGTGCATCTGTCATGCAAGAAAACGTTGCGCTCCGTAGATGTGAACATACTTTGAACAAACTTCCGTTTTTTTATTAGacttttaaaattgaaattcaTCACCTCACGTACTTTACAATGTTGTGTTTTGAGTCTGAGAAATTTAATTTGGGTTTGTTACTTCATCTCCATCAAGGTCATTAGTCTATGTCGTAATCACATGACAATCAAAGTTATTAATAGTGTTTGTGTATAATAGTTTTCATTCCTTAAAAGAAGAGAGCTCAACTAACCTATCAAATGTATAAGAAGCAAAACTTATACGTGTTTcgggtttgaattttgaatctcATATATAAAAGTTTATCAAAAGAATAAGATAAAGAGAtttggttttagagagagaaagtcaccaaataaaatagtacttgatcTTTTGTTAATTCATAGTCTTTTTATAGAGTCAAGGCCGGCTCATGAGGTACGTTGGAAAAGCGGCCGCTTCCGGCCCCCgaattttggtccaaaattgagGTCATCATTGTAATGTAATTTACATATGGAGTAATATTAGAATATTTCtaaataaaaaacacaattgtatcttattttcttcaaaaactcttgcaataatatctttttacatttatatggtcataattgtatcctttaagtttgattcttttttttttttttgttatttttgtacttttatcaaaaaaaaaaatttaatcaagAATACGTAAGGGGGCTCAATATAAGAATTCATTTCAAGCCTCCAAAATATATGAGCCGGTCCTGTATAGAGTGGTAAACTTGTCATaaagaaatatcaaaatttggggggttacagaaaaatatttgggATTGCAATAGATCACTCTTACATGAAattaaaatccatttttttttacagatcTTTCTCTCTAATTCCTGTGGTTCTTGCCAAAATATGTTGAATGATATATTCTAAGAccatcatttttccaaaattgggGAGTGaggaaaattggaaaaaatgaagCTACAAATTGCAGTGGAGACATCACTTGACTCGCACTTGAGCATCATTTTTGGTTAGCACGTACCCATCTAACAGGTCAACCCTTTACTCGTTCCTGGCCGCCGGAGTTTGGCCTACGGTAATGAAGCTGGCTCATCGAGTTGGGAGTTCGAAGCCGACTACTTGATGTCCCCTCACCCTGTAAAGAACCACCTCGAAAAAACGTCGGAAGGGGAGTCTCTCGTTCAGTTGTAATACTCGGCCTATTAACCTTGAGGTGATGAGTCCGAACCTACCGGCAAGGCGGCAACTACTTCATCCATATGATGCAAAATTTTAACCTATTCCTTCCAAACCCATTAATGGCTAAAGGGGATGTAATTTCCCTAATTGTCCTTCTGATCATCATCGTCGACCCAGGTCAAGATATAGTATCATACAGCCAGCCTGTTTTGAAGATTCGCCGTACCTAGAGACCCTTAGAATTCAAGTCCATAATATTGACAGAGTCCCACAAAACTTTTGCTTCACCATAGGACAACAATGAGGAATTCAGCCAGACATAATTtagaaaagaagataaaaagTTGCTGCCCTACATCATGCCTCCAGGACAAACCCCTAACATACAACTTTCTCAATCTCATACAATCAGCATAATGATCAAAGGAACCATCTAACATGTATTAGTAAGCgaatttttcccctttttgcAGAAGCAATGAACACAGTGTCATGGTGATTGCCCAATTGGTCGGCGGAAAGTAGCTAAGATTACACCCTAGAAGGGGTTGTGGTACTTTTTAACATCAGAATCCAGCTCAAAAACTATCAGAAATCCAGCTTTGTTTCAGCGGAATAAAAAATCTCTCTGAGTTCCGTCTTCACCACGTCATCAGCAAATACAAAGTCAATGGCATTCTGGGCAAGCTGAAACATATTACTTCTTCCAAGACCTAGGTTATGAACACATGAAATACGAGTTAGATGATGATGTACTAATCAATAGATTTCCTGTTCGTATGCATATGGATTGTAGGACCTACCGAACGTGGAAGATGCAAGGGCGTACTCGCGAGAAAGACTGGTAGAAAATACCCCTGTATCGTCAGTGCACAGGACTATTGGATGATTTGCTTCATGCAGATCAGCTGCAATGCCAGCACATTGCACATGCATGTTATTATCATCAAGGCAAACTTTCTAAAAGATCATTATCAACAGAGATCCAAGTGAATATTCAAGTTCTCTATCATACTGTACCTTCAAATATACGCACACAGAAACAGACAGAAGCAAAAGAACTAACCAAAATGATGAAGATCAAAGGAAGAGATTGTTTCAGTGCAGATATTGGATGTCAAGCATATCTCAACCTGCGAAATTGTAAAAGagataaaaagacaaaaatcaaATGGCTAATAAAACACTACAACTATTGTTTTTTCTAGTGTGATAAACCATGAATACAAGACAATTCTAAAAGAATTTTTGCGCAAAGAGCTGATGATTACTAATCCAATCCATTCAGGTGAATAAGATTTTGCGATTTTGTGCAGAAAAGATGCAAAGGAGTTGAAAAACCATGAAGAGTAAAAATCTAGGTTGACTCGATAGTCAGATCCCATCTCCGGAAGCTCTGGTCAACCAAACATCGACAATGTGAAAAGGGACCATTTAACAACAAGAAG is a window encoding:
- the LOC131310984 gene encoding phospholipase A I isoform X2, encoding MLVSVPVELRQCVGLVELSLEHNKLVRPLLDFRAMAELYILRLFGNPLEFLPEILPLHRLRHLSLANIKIVADENLRSVNVQIEVENSSYFGASRHKLSAFFSLIFRFSSCHHPLLASALAKIMQDEGNRLFVGKDENAIRQLISMISSDNRHVVEQACSALTSLAADVSVAMQLMKSDIMQPIGIVLKSVGPEELISVLQVVASLAFASDSVAQKMLTKDLVKSLKVLCAHKNPEVQRLALLAVGNLAFCLENRRTLVTSESLRELLLRLTVPSEPRVNKAAARALAILGENENLRRAIRGRPVARQGLRILSMDGGGMKGLATVQILKEIERGTGKQIHEMFDLICGTSTGGMLAVALAIKLMSLEKCEEIYKNLGKLVFAEPTPKDNEAATWKEKFDQIYKSSSQSFRVVVHGSKHSADQFERLLKEMCAEDDGDLLIESAVRSIPKVCVVSTLVSTVPAQPFIFRNYQYPAGTPEIPLSMSEGSTITALGAATTSPQVGYNRSAFIGSCKHHIWQAIRASSAAPYYLDDFSDGVHRWQDGAIVANNPTIFAIREAQLLWPDTKIDCLVSVGCCSVPTKIRKGGWRYLDTGQVLIESACSVDRVEEALSALLPMLPEIHYFRFNPVDERCDMELDETDPTIWKKLEAATKDYIQNNSSAMKSVCERLLQNQHEEKLSEYMKSQHLPNGKASNAALKENVPSLGWRRSVLLVEASHSLDSGRVFHHARSLETFCSQTGIRFSLMNGLSGTIKAVPGTTFPTPFASPLFTGSFPSTPILYSPDVGPHRIGRIDLVPPLSLDGSQSAKTAASPPESPPVTKQLSVPVKSLHEKLQNSPQVGIVHLALQNDTCGSILSWQNDVFVVAEPGELADKFVQSVKFSLLSIMRGRHRNYTSAITNIATLAELVAYRPYFQIGCIVHRYIGRQTQVMEDDQEIGAYMFRRTVPSMHLTPDNVRRMVGAWRDRIIICTGTYGPTPAVIKAFIDSGAKAVICSSAEPQEMQLTTFQGSGDYNALENGKFEIGEEEVEDEEAEPASPRSDWEDSEPERSGDRSAGLWDDDEEELSQFVCQLYDSLFREGERVDVALQHALASHRKLRFSCHLPTMP
- the LOC131310984 gene encoding phospholipase A I isoform X1, which encodes MSWGLGWKRPSDVFHLALNYGAEETLDDRGSRTPSASASSRSSSPPLSSSSRSSSASAIVDQEIGFRIDLDWTAGADDEDQVALRLQSQLMVALPLPQDTVVVELKELESCGDRTGDGAEVGLEMKVVKRREPLKAVTMTRVGATGQMSDGIGVFTRLLRSNSVAAGSGGGGEGVVAVGGYPADHWMSVTVVSLCGCGMSVLPVELTRLPLLEKLYLDNNKLSTLPSELGDLKNLKVLSVDYNMLVSVPVELRQCVGLVELSLEHNKLVRPLLDFRAMAELYILRLFGNPLEFLPEILPLHRLRHLSLANIKIVADENLRSVNVQIEVENSSYFGASRHKLSAFFSLIFRFSSCHHPLLASALAKIMQDEGNRLFVGKDENAIRQLISMISSDNRHVVEQACSALTSLAADVSVAMQLMKSDIMQPIGIVLKSVGPEELISVLQVVASLAFASDSVAQKMLTKDLVKSLKVLCAHKNPEVQRLALLAVGNLAFCLENRRTLVTSESLRELLLRLTVPSEPRVNKAAARALAILGENENLRRAIRGRPVARQGLRILSMDGGGMKGLATVQILKEIERGTGKQIHEMFDLICGTSTGGMLAVALAIKLMSLEKCEEIYKNLGKLVFAEPTPKDNEAATWKEKFDQIYKSSSQSFRVVVHGSKHSADQFERLLKEMCAEDDGDLLIESAVRSIPKVCVVSTLVSTVPAQPFIFRNYQYPAGTPEIPLSMSEGSTITALGAATTSPQVGYNRSAFIGSCKHHIWQAIRASSAAPYYLDDFSDGVHRWQDGAIVANNPTIFAIREAQLLWPDTKIDCLVSVGCCSVPTKIRKGGWRYLDTGQVLIESACSVDRVEEALSALLPMLPEIHYFRFNPVDERCDMELDETDPTIWKKLEAATKDYIQNNSSAMKSVCERLLQNQHEEKLSEYMKSQHLPNGKASNAALKENVPSLGWRRSVLLVEASHSLDSGRVFHHARSLETFCSQTGIRFSLMNGLSGTIKAVPGTTFPTPFASPLFTGSFPSTPILYSPDVGPHRIGRIDLVPPLSLDGSQSAKTAASPPESPPVTKQLSVPVKSLHEKLQNSPQVGIVHLALQNDTCGSILSWQNDVFVVAEPGELADKFVQSVKFSLLSIMRGRHRNYTSAITNIATLAELVAYRPYFQIGCIVHRYIGRQTQVMEDDQEIGAYMFRRTVPSMHLTPDNVRRMVGAWRDRIIICTGTYGPTPAVIKAFIDSGAKAVICSSAEPQEMQLTTFQGSGDYNALENGKFEIGEEEVEDEEAEPASPRSDWEDSEPERSGDRSAGLWDDDEEELSQFVCQLYDSLFREGERVDVALQHALASHRKLRFSCHLPTMP